A stretch of DNA from Candidatus Aminicenantes bacterium:
AGGGCGAAGCCGACGACCACGGTGAACACCGCCGACGAAGCCAGCAGCACGGTGATCTTGATCTTCAGGTAATAATTGAGGATCAGCAGGATGCCGACCACGTAGAGGATGAAAACCACCACGTCCTTGACCAGCTTGGGATAACGGATCCCCTGCTTTTTCAGCAGCAGGAAATCGAAGACGAAATATGCCAGGGTTTTGATGGCGAAAACCAGCAGGAAAAACCAGACCAGCAGCCAGAGGACAAAGAGCAGGCGCTGGGAAAAGAAGAGCGTCTTCAGCCAATGGCTGCTAAACATGGCGACGGCCGCGGTCAGGAAAAAGAGCAGCAGCAGCTGCAGCGATGTTTCGCGGAAAAGGCCCTGGCGGTTTTTCCCGCCCAGCAAGAAAAGAACCAGCAGCAGCGCCGCGCAGAGCGCGGGCAGCGCGATCAGCCAGTCCATGGCTTCACCCTCCAGCCGGTTTTGCCGGCGCGATCCTCATCCGTTATTGTTGCGGAACTCCCTCGGCGGGCGCGGCCGGCGGCATCATGCCCTTGGCCTTGTCCTTGGCCTTGTCGCTCAGCTTGTTCATCAGTTCCTCCGGGAGGGAAAAAGACAGCGTGATGGCGTCGGCGCTGGCGCTCAACTGGATGGCGTTGAGCAGCTGCCCCAATTCGGGCTCCTTGGCCGAGCCCATCGCCCCCAGCGCTTTCAAGCCGTTGAGCATGTCGACGACCTGCTTGTTTCCCGCCTCGTTGTTGGAGAGCAGCTGGAATTTACCGGAAAAAGTCTTGCTCTTGTAATCCACGTAACCGATGAACGCCTCGGCCTTGCTCAGGTCGACCGGCATCATGCCGCCTGCCGGCGCGTTCTTGAGCTTGTCGGGGATATTGCCGATGGCCAGCCAGAGCATGCTGTCCTTTTGCAGCTTGTCCACGTACTTCATCATGGCGGCATTCTTGAGAATGCTGGCGCCGCTGCCCTGGGCCAGGTCCACGGCCAGTTTGACCTGCGCCTCGGTGCCGATGGCGATGGCATAGGGGGTCAGGAAAACCAGGCGGGCCTCTTTTTTGGAACCCTCCGCGCTCAAGGTACGAAGGCCGTCCTTGTTACTTTCCTCCCCTTTCAGGGTGTAGAGCCCCAGGCCGCGGTACTTTTCCTCGGCGACGATGACGTTGTTCTGGCGCAGCAGCCCCAGCACCTTTTCCTTATCGTACTTCAGGTTGACGAGAGCCACCATTTGCGGTTCGGCGCCGCCCAGCTCGCCGTAGATGCCGGCGGTCACGGCATAGACGTCCTTCTTGAGGTCGATGCCTGTCTTCTGCACGAAGTCGGGGTAGTCGGCGAATACCTTCCCCGGCCCGCCGTCCTTCTTCCAGTCGTCCTTGAGCATCTTGTCGAAAAGGGCCAGGTCGGAAAACTTAAGGAAATCAAAGTTCAGGAGCATGCTCGCCCCGTCGGGCACCATGGCCAGGGCGCCTTCATTGCTCAGCCGCCCGGGGGTCTTTTTCTTGCAGGCCGGCATGACCAGCAACATCACCAGAACCAGAGTCAACACCATCATCTTCTTGTTCATGATTTTCTCCTTGCACAAAGTGGGTTTTTTAACCATTGCCAGGAAATATAGCACAGAAACAGGTAAATTGGAACCGAAAAAGGGGGACAAGAACTTTTACCCCGTTTTTTGCGTATAGTCAGCTGAAGCCATGAAAGAGATCATTCAACTTGAAAATGTCAGTTTCAACTACGGCCGCGTCCAGGCCATTCGCGACCTGTCGCTCAGCCTGCAAGCGGGGGTTTTCGGACTTCTCGGCCCCAACGGCGCCGGCAAAACCACGCTGCTGAAACTGCTGCTCGGCTTCCTGATCCCAACCGCTGGCAAAGGGGAGATCATGGGCTACCCGTTGTGTGAAAAGCGCAAATCCCTGCGCCGCGGCATCGGCTACATGCCCGAAAGCGAGTGTTCCATACCGGGCATGGACGCGGTTTCGCTGACCGCCTACCTGGGCGAGCTCAGCGGCATGCCACGCCAGGAAGCCATGAAAAGGGCCCACGACGTCCTGTATTACGTCGGCCTGGACGAGTCCCGCTACCGTTTGGTGGATACCTACTCCACCGGCATGAAGCAGCGGCTGAAGCTGGCCCAGGCCCTGGTCCACGACCCGCGGCTGCTGCTGCTCGACGAGCCGACCTCGGGCATGGATCCGGCCGGCCGCAAGGAGATGCTGGAGCTGATCCAGGACATCGCCAAGAAAGAGAGCATGAACATCATCATCTCCTCGCACCTGCTGCCCGACATCGAAAGCACCTGCCAACAGGTGGTGATCATGAACAAGGGCCGCATCGCGGCCGAAGAATCGATCGCCGACCTGAAAAAAGACAATTTCCGCCTCTTCGAGATCAAGGTGGTCGGCGAGACAGCGCCGTTCTTCGAACGGCTGCAGGCCTGGCGCTGCCAGGTGCAGGAGAACGAGAAGTCGATGTTCAAAATACTGCTGCCGGCGGAGATCCTGCCGGCGGCGCTTTTCGCCGCCGCCTACGAAACCGGCGTGCAGATCCGCCATTTCCGGCAGAGCAAGACCACGCTGGAAGACGCCTTCATGAACGTGATCAGGGAATCCGATGGACATTAGGGAAAAAGGCTACAGCCACTGGCAGGGGGAATTGAAGGCTTCCCGCGGCAATTGGCTGCCCATTTTTTTTAACGGCATTAAATCCGTATTTAAAAAGAAGTTCGCCAAGGTCATCTTTGCCTTCAGCGGCTCGACCTTCGTTAT
This window harbors:
- a CDS encoding ABC transporter ATP-binding protein, producing MKEIIQLENVSFNYGRVQAIRDLSLSLQAGVFGLLGPNGAGKTTLLKLLLGFLIPTAGKGEIMGYPLCEKRKSLRRGIGYMPESECSIPGMDAVSLTAYLGELSGMPRQEAMKRAHDVLYYVGLDESRYRLVDTYSTGMKQRLKLAQALVHDPRLLLLDEPTSGMDPAGRKEMLELIQDIAKKESMNIIISSHLLPDIESTCQQVVIMNKGRIAAEESIADLKKDNFRLFEIKVVGETAPFFERLQAWRCQVQENEKSMFKILLPAEILPAALFAAAYETGVQIRHFRQSKTTLEDAFMNVIRESDGH